TGCGTGGCCGCGCACGTCCAACTCtggaaaagtgtcctttttcgcgtagaagaatgtgtatttgtttgggcccgaccctacttggtatatatacatagaaaaatggtattttaaggatttttgacataatttaggcctaaggaagctaaggagaagagggagaagcaagagcacaaggatttcaccattcatcctcactcaagacaagggtttggatattttatgtttttctttgacttaaacaattgtgatgaatttctacaTATCCATGAAGTAATTCTTCCTTAGGGATTtatgaatttggtgttttgagaattgtttatgaatattaactctagttttatatattgaagtgttttgggtttttttattgttgtatatatatatattcactcgtttatgtaatcgaaagaggcataatttgtgatgttttgcattatcttattggttgaattTATTGATTCTTGTTactaatcgaaagaggctagttgaattaatgtttagacctagctaggaggataatcgagagagatTCTCCTAAGGATCAATCCACTACTAATTCTTACATATCTTCCccgagcttaacttagttcatatcgtaaggttgagatttaatcgagagaggagtttctactaaatgtttgaacataatagagtgaattcgagagattcacttgaaccatagaagtgaagtaactagagttaattcccaaacaagtatcttacacctatccaatcaactcctattttctccctttgatatcttcttgcttactcttgttgcgaTTGCCAGTAGCCAATAGTTTAGAGTTttagtaaattttatttttaaatcacacaactctaaattgttgatcatcttggatagcaattaaaattagaagctacgaaaatactgtttaaatccaatccccgtggatacaatattttctatactatattcgattaacgagcataattttgtgttgtgtttttagcTCGTCAGTGAGCCCTAATTCTTTGTCAATAGAGAATGTAATGGGGTATGTGGGGTTTTAGTTTGGTGGGGTCAAGTGACTTGACAGCTGACATGGAAAAAATTTGAGGGGGTCAACTGCCACGGTGTAGCTCCTTTGGGGTtaggggtaatttttaaaagttgatTAATGGTAGGGGCTAGATTGGACGGATAGTATAATGGGGGACAGAAGTAAATATTATAGTATAATAGAGGGGCAATTTTAGAccttttcccaatttttaaaTATACAAACTAGAAAAACTTAAAGGATTAATAAATGtcaaatattcaaaaaaaagatATTTATGTTTTGATTTTTATATACTAAACTCCTTACTCTATGTGGGTGGTAACTATTACAAATGTCCAACTTATCCTACTGCCAGTGCATTTGTGCAGTTAGAGTAGCAAATCTTGCCAGCTGCAATATTTTGATTTTATTGGATTGAAGTGAAAGGATAAGTTTATAGAACTAGCAAAAAGAAATCCCCAATTATGGTTCATTCAAACATACATTTATTCTGTTGAAATAATGCTTGTTGGGTTAAAGTAATTTTCTTTACGCCACCCACATGATGGATATATCCTTGTGAACTTCCCTTTTTTTTAGGTATATAATTTCCTGCCAAGACTTATTTAGTTCGTTTCAAAGAATGTTATTTTGATGGAATTTGATGCAAATGTCAAGGCTCAGACCTAATCGTTAGCTATAACGATGAAACTCTCACTACCCGAAAATAGGAAAATcgaaaaaagaaaatagtgttTACTCAAGTACTATTGCAGTTGGTCTAAATGCAAGTTTCGCTAAGGATGTTCtagctttaatatatatatatataaagtaatttTTGATTTATATATGCagtataattttgtatatatacaatataatttttgAATGAAGAGTGTTCAACTTACCACCCTACCTTGTATATGGCTATGCCACTGCACAATACAGTTTTTCAGCGTAAACATAATATCAGATATAATTGTCCTAGTGCTTCTTGATCAAAATACAGAAAAAAATTGATTATCTATTAGTGTACACTCATTAAATCTTCTTTATTCAAACAAACGGGCTTAAAATAGGAGCACCGTTGTAAATGACTATTTTCTTGATTTGAATATAATGTTAAAGTATACATGATTATTTGGAGTAATAATATATCTTGCAGATGTGTAGAATCTTCTCTATCTTTGTCAAGTTTCCATATTTTATTCATTTAGATGGCCGTGCCTATCAggttaagaaaactaaaaagaatTATTGCTTAACTACATGTAGAAATGTTTTACCATTGAcgttgaactttcaacttcttcCGCTAGATTGGTTTACTACGGAACAGTAATTGAAACTATAGTTTGTGGAAATGTTTAATGTTTGGTTAATTCAAAGAAGATATATCTCTAGTCTATTGATAATATCAATTTTCAGAGAAAACTTTATGGTCAACTTTGCAAAAAGGCAAGAGTCTCCAAGtcattcttattttaatttttaattagttGCAGGATTTAAAAATGAATGAATTAGGCGTTTGGGCACACATTATATATGttatttgcaaatattaatttGGTGCAAATCAAGGTTGAAAAACTTGTTTTAGGAGCATTTTTAGTGAAATCGGGGATTTTTCATTATTTcactaaaaaattattattttttaaagtgAAATTCATGTTCAAACAAAAAACATAATCAAAttcatattatttttttcaacttcaatcaaattttgctcaaataaatatattttaatgatATCTCTTGGTATCTCACATATAATGCATGTGCGTTCAACTCTCACTATCAATAATCTATCTTCCTTCAACTTCACTAATCCCTCGATgtaatagaaatatttttttgaataggAATGTTTTTCTTTAGTTATGTATTATGTACGTTACTACGTACAATCGCAAAATACCCCCTCTTGCCCAAAAGCTATAAATAAGAACAAACACACGAGACATCTTTAATTTGTAACCCTCGCGTAAGGCTGAATTTGCCTTCAATTCTTGCATTACTTGACCGAGAAATGCAACGTTACTGGTCTGTCTGAGCTTTCAGCCAGCAGACAAAACAACctcccccacccccccccccccaaaaaaaaaaaaaaaaaaaagaccaatGGCGTCTATCCTTGTTACAGCAAACACTTTCAAAACCCAAACAGCATGAGAAGTATCAAGTGTGTATACTTCCAATAACTCTGGCTCCTACTTCATGCTTTTCTTCCCTATTCAACTCACTCCCCCTTTTAATTAGTATCGAAAATTcaaaatcatgtttgtttgtacGTCCTTATCTCAACCTCCTCTTTAACTCATCAGATCAGACTCTCTATGCTCACGGATTCTGTATGAAAGTTGTAATCTTTTGATAACCAAATCTTGAGTAATTGGGAATTAAGAAGTGAACATTGGTTTCTGGAATTTGGGTgtttgataaattaaaaaaaaaaagactatgGTAATGGAAATTGTGGTCTCCGTAGTGTTGCTGTTAGTGGGAATAGCTGTTTTGGTATTcattcatgtttgtattgttggaAGAGCATTTAGGAGCAGAAATGGTATAAATGGTGTCATTTTTAATCCAAGAAATGTGAACAAAAGCATGTCAAAGGAAGATATAAAGAAGCTGCCCTGTTTTGATTACAGTGTGGAAATAAAAGGAAGTAGTAGCCCTGTGGATTGTGCTGTGTGTTTGGAGAATTTTAAGGCTGGTGAAAAGTGCAGGCTTTTACCAAAGTGTAACCATAATTTTCATGCTCAATGCATTGATTCATGGCTACAGAAAACAGCTGCTTGTCCAATTTGCAGAGCCAGTGCTAAATCGCCATTGAAAACAGAGCAAGAAAACAACAATTCTAGTGAAGTTGGACTTGAAATGACTTAAAGGTAACAATTGTTTATtctgatcttttttttttcttgggaGTGGGTAGTAGTTTGAAATTTGATTCCTTGCTTCTGTTGGAGGAGAGAGCTAAATACGTGGCTGACTTACGTTATAAATTgtggggaaaaagaaaaggatgagtagtttatttcatatatttattgCGCTTGATTCCTTTCCATAGCCatgtattctttttcttttttttaatttctttcagCAATTGTAAGCTTTGTTTTATTGAAATTAATGCTATAATGCTGTCAAATATACAATTGCTCGTGTTCTTCTCCttctatcttttaaatttgaatttatggagaaggaaataaaaagagagggcCCGGAGAAAGCGATCTTGCCAAGGAAAATACTAATCGGTTAGCCCAATAAATAAGCGATATGTGTCTTTTTGATATATACTTTATTactaataatatttaattaatgtaTTTACCCTAAATTTCTCACTTAAACATTATAATGGACACAGTTTGATCAGATCCCTAGTCCAATTAGTTTTGTTAAAGATGAGATCGAATAAAATATTGGGACTAATACGCCAAGTTATTATCAGATTTGTAGGTGGTTGGGTGGGGAGCTTAATATCTATCGTCTAATCATAGTTTTTGTTGATCTTACAACGGGGCCTCAATTATCATAACTTTCGGTTTAAGTGTGTCTAGCAGACTAACAGTAGACAATAATTATTACTTGGATTAATAAATACTTAATTTCAGATCAGTTTTTTATGTATTTACACTGCGCGTGTTTTCTTTTAGGACAAATGTCCAAATATGTCCTagtactatacgaaattgagcacatttgtcattcgttaatactttagctcaaatatgccaTTACGGTTACATAGTTGATtcatatatgcccttagagttacacGGTTGGCCCATATATATCCTTTTCGAACGGAattcacccaaactaattagctctttcgttaattgtattaaagtgtattacaaacactattttctttttattaatactttgttttctttacctttctcttttctttcttcttttttcttttcttctcttttttttttcctttttctttatcccttatccgatttccttcattactgatgtcttctccatttttgtcaccaatttcacttgataaaactcatgaattccaattaTTAAGAAAATTCTCTCATAAGATAATCAAGTTCCAATTTCACTGGCCCTCTAAATAAACGAAATTAAATTGTTCTAAAAATTATAGTTtgaactttaaaataataaaaacatctcaacctttaacaatattcaaaagaccaaaatatttaaattattttcagaaagatactttaataattaaaagtctagagttcaagttgtagtgttataaatttgagttgttagtgtcacacctcctttttcccccacaaaagatatatgtgttatggattattgtgggttaaagagtttttccaattaaagtgacaaatttgagtagggattattttatttacagagtcgtcacttggaattgattttttgggtgttccaagtcaccatttatttgaatccctagtcaaagaaagatttgactctattattattgatctgcgaaaacaaagtgtgggtaaggaattctgttgaccggggataaggtgtaaggcattccccgagtcccgcggttctagcacggtcactttattgactacatttgacttatattatttttggataacctGTATTTTATTGGTTCTCATATTTTacctatgtccgcttttattgcttgattagatttatgaaaactatcttgaaataagtcacgcgtacgtgtactcatttttgtttggcatcgAGAATCatgtcatgcgtacgtgtacacaatcaaacacatttattattattcgaagttgattGGTCAAGTCATGTGAACGCGCActtgtattatttttctaaactaatttgaaattattgtaagaccaagagtttatggatagaaaattatttgaaagtcgggaaatatattagttatttaaagtattgaaaagtcatccacacttagaaatattTACAACTTATTACTCTATCTTTGAAATTAGGAGACATTTATCCATTATGGAAGAATGAACTAATTATTAGTCTAGTGACAAAATTATTGGGCCTGACAGATTTATACTCAATCTAACCCATGTCTAATTCTTTCTTTCCTATTAAATGTGGTAACTCATTTCTGGTTCACTTACTTGAACTCCAACGCATGGCCCATTAATATGGCAAGATCTTCATTCTTAATTCTAAATAGCAAATCTCATTAAGATGAAATCCTATTCAAATAATCTGTTGATAAATCACTTgaaacatgtaaaaaaaaaaactacaacatgataatgtgtataaataaaacaatacaaaaaattaTCACATGAACCTCTATAAGAACATCACACAAAACaatgaaataattaacaaagggAGGATAAACAATGAACCTTTAAGCAAAAACTTTCCTTCAGAACTTGATTTATGCAAAAACAATTACGAGTCGAGCAAATACACCAAACCAAGGGTAAATCGGCAGATGAACAGAAAATTTAACGACGAACCTTCTAAATTTCGAGCCCGGATCGAAACTCGACTATACCTCGTGAGGCTGCTGGTTTTTGGCGTGAGAAAAGTGACTATCAATGAAGCTTCACAAGgtatttttaggcttgaatttgaggcATTTTTGGGTCTTAAACAGGGTGATGAATTGCTtaaattttcgaaagaaataTTGAAACGAGTAGAAATTCACTTAGCGCAgaagaagaattttttttctctcaattctctcctatatttttccttccttctctttttctcctcacatttctcttctatttataggaaaaaaattCGGAAttgtttcagatttattttttttattttattatttttaattaaaaaaaaatttcacttcccatttttcttatttttttaaaaaaaaataatttcccactttcctttacttttattttttaatttttcactttttttactttacttttttttatttttcacttattttacttttcttttttaaattttcacttattttacttttcttttttaaattttcactttcttttactttttttaaaaaaaattcagctacttttacttttattttttaatttcatctttcttttactttttatttttttaaattttcacattcttttacttttatttttttaattttccactttcttttactttttaaaaaaaactaatttccacatacttttacttttaattttttatttcatacttttaatttttctattattttattcccagccgaaaattaaaaaaaaattaatttgtcggttttttttaatttattttattttaaaataaagataaaaaataaaaataatactaatagtaataatttgaccttttaatttatttttaattcttaccctatattaaaaaaatataacaaagctaaaaatatatatattaaatttctaaaaatattctCATCCctggtaaaaattcaaatatagtcaaaaattaggtgctcaaagttgcccctctttgcttggaaacatgaagagttttcacgCAAATactaggtgagccatgtgactaatttttgaccaaaccattattcaaaaggaaaagaaataaaagatagggtgcaaccgagtcctgcttttggacagcctacatatcccgggttataggggaatcaggtcacgcgtagttcaaggagaatggtggaatgatgagttgaggagtcgagtgaggttccgtcgaggctccgatctgcggtcctgctattataaaaaagaaactaaacgagcctatcagctatgagttacaagattcctatctatgagtcttctgaaacttgatcttgagtcttgactggttcttcatgcagactctgatttaaaccttgatgcttgctagttgtAGCTTGTAGGTGCTAGTTTCATTTCTATaacttcttctaatcaaaacagGACCCCAATGCTCGcggcttcagtcatgtcttgagcattccacatcttttcaactgcttttgcattttggattcacctattttttcttttcttttattctatattgagacttcttcttttggtcatctcgaaccctgtgcctcaaggtaaaacctactcagataccaaaacaaacaaacaaacgaaatttttctgccatAATTtatactaggaaaatttcgtgagttattgtaacaaaattctaaactacttctttattgaaagtaaTAAAAGGCCGAAAATAGTGTACCCCAAAAAACAAAATAGAGACTAGGGAAttgagaccctatatctaaaatgaaagaaactaaggagtggagaccctatattaaaaaagcaactagggattggtgtaccctgatactggtaaggaaatgtaaccaggggttggtgccctataTTACGAAAAAAGAATGTAATCAGggattggtaccctgtattactaaaaagaatGTAGTCATGGGATGGCgtcatgtattactgaaaggaaatgtaatcatgggatggcaccctgtattacggaaaaaaaatataaccaggggttggtgccatgtattattgaaatgaaaatgaatcTCCTAGGCAAAAAGTTATACCTAGGTTAAACTGTGAAAAGCGagtctgggcgaagagtacttctacccggaatatgagctggatccccctaggcaaaaaggttctacctggaaaaagctatgtaaaacatcctgagtgaagagtacttctacccgaaactatgagctggatccccctaggcgaaacggttctacctgggttaggCTACGAAAAATagcttgggcgaagagtacttctactcggaactatgagctggatccccctaggcgaaaggttctacttgggttaagttACGAAAAATagcctgagcgaaaagtacttctacccgaaactatgagctggatccccctaggcgaaaaggttctacctgggttaagctacgaaaaacagctTGGGCGAAGGGTACTTTTACCCGAAATTATgggctggatccccctaggcgaaaaggttctacctgggttaagttacaAAAAATAGCAtaggcaaagagtacttctacccagaacaaTTAGCTGGATCCCCCtgggcaaaaaggttctacctggattgagctatgaaaaacagcctgggcgaagagtacttttaccagGAACTATaggctggatccccctaggcgaaaaggttctacctgggttaagctacgaaaaacagcctgggcgaagagtacttctacccggaactatgagatggatccccataggcgaaaaggttctacctgggttaagctacgaaaaacagtctgggcgaagagtactattacccggaactatgagttggatcccctaaGCAAAAATACATGGATATGTATGCTTCAAATAAGTATTTAAGTTACATATGCCAATATTGTAAGGCTTTTTTACACCATCAATTAAATTTAATCGGTAATAGCAGGTCATTACGTCATTTTAATGTTACAATATTAAgcttattataattttttttaggtATTCTGTAGATTAATTTAATCTAACGGTGTGAAAAAATTGCGCTAAACTCATTAAATAATTAATCTGTACATCTCAAGTAATTACGTATCAAAAGTGAATAATTAGCTTTTCTTTGGTCGTTAGAAAGGATATTAGGATAAGGAGATCACGATTTTTTCCTGCTCGAATTAGGAATTCCCAGATTTCCAACGATCTGTCAATACCTTTTCTAAATAATCAGATCAATATTTTGCCAAAAATTTACATACAAGGCCTGCTTTATTTTGTTGACTCTATGTCTTGTGGGAGTTTGATAATTTCTGCAGTGtttgacaaggcgggatatatatatatatatatatatatatatatatatatatatatatatatatatatatatatatatatatatatatataaaattttaaaagctTTGAACATTTATGTGAAGTTGCGGCTGTTGccacaaatataattatttttagctGACCGACCAAATGTGTAACTtgcccccccaaaaaaaagaaaaactgcAATAAGGCCGTTGCAGAAAAATATATACTTTTAGTATATTAAggcataatatatgtataatatacatatttcttgtatatttggctagcgatataattatttttggttgaCTAGCCAAATGTGTaacttgaaaataataataataataataataataataataataataataata
This DNA window, taken from Nicotiana tabacum cultivar K326 chromosome 4, ASM71507v2, whole genome shotgun sequence, encodes the following:
- the LOC107776161 gene encoding RING-H2 finger protein ATL77-like, whose product is MVMEIVVSVVLLLVGIAVLVFIHVCIVGRAFRSRNGINGVIFNPRNVNKSMSKEDIKKLPCFDYSVEIKGSSSPVDCAVCLENFKAGEKCRLLPKCNHNFHAQCIDSWLQKTAACPICRASAKSPLKTEQENNNSSEVGLEMT